Below is a genomic region from Alphaproteobacteria bacterium.
AAGAGGGAGGCGAAATGCCGAGTTTCACGGTCATCATGCTGCTCGGCGGGGTCGTTGCCTCGGCGATGCTCGCGCTCTCGGCCTTTTCCGGGCCCTCGGCCGGCAAGCTGGTGTCGCGCCGCCTCGAGGATCTGCGCGAACGGCACAGCCGTTCGACCGACGTCGCTGCCCAGGCGCAGCTCAAGCGCATTTACGCCCAGCGGCAGAATCGCGGCGACGGCTTCGCCAAGCGCTTCATCCCCAAGCCCGCCTTGCTTCAGCTGCGGCTGAGCCAGACCGGGCACAATTGGACGCTCGCGCATTATGTGCTCGCCTCAGCGGGCCTGGGCCTCGCCACCTTCGGCGGCCTGGCCTTCAAGGGCCTGCCGCTGATGCTGGCCGTCCCGCTCGGCCTGTTCGCGGGCGTCGCCATTCCCCATTTCGTGATCGGCAAGCTGGTCCAGCGCCGGGTCAACAAGTTCACGGCGCGCTTCCCTGACGCGATCGAACTGATGGTCCGCGGCCTGCGCTCGGGCCTGCCCATTTCCGAGACCGTCGGAATCGTGGCGGACGAGCTTCAGGCGCCGGTCGGTACCGAATTCCGCACCGTCGCCGACAAGATGCGGATCGGGCGGACGATGGACGTCGCGTTGCAGGAAACCGCGAACCGCCTCGGCACCGCCGAGTTCCAGTTCTTCGTCATCAGCCTCGCGATCCAGCGCGAAACCGGCGGCAATCTTGCCGAAACGCTGTCGAACCTGGCGGACGTTCTGCGCAAGCGCTCGGCGATGAAGCTGAAGATCCGGGCGATGTCGTCCGAATCCAAGGCCTCGGCCTACATCATCGGCGCTCTGCCGTTCATCGTCTTCGGGCTGATCTGGTTCATCAACGGCAAGTATATGCAGAATTTCTTCGTCGACGAGCGGCTGATGATGGTCGGCGGCGGCGGCATGGTGTGGATGGCGATCGGCGCCTTCATCATGGCCAAGATGATCAACTTCGAAATCTAGAGGGACGGGACTGATTATGGTGACGCACGGCCCGACGGTCATGGGGATCGATGTGGTGATGGTGGCGAGCTTCCTCGCCGCCATCGCCACCTTCTCCGTGCTCGTCGCCATCTATGCCGCCACCACGGTTCGCGACCCGATGGCCAAGCGGGTCAAGGCACTGAACGAGCGCCGCGAGCAACTCAAGGCCGGCATCGTCGCGTCCACCACCAAGCGGCGCAAGACGATCACCAACCGCAACGAGATGGCCGACAAGGTCCGCAACCTGCTGTCCTCGCTGAAGATGCTCCAGGAAAGCCAGGTGGTGAAGGCGCAGGCCAAGCTGATGCAGGCCGGCGTGCGCTCGAAGGACCTCGCCTTCGTCGTCATCTTCGCCCGGATGGTGCTTCCGATCGTGTTCGGCATCGGAATCATCACGCTCGTCTACGTCATCGATTATTTTCCGCTGTGGGGGGCGTTCAAGAAATACGGGCTCGTCGCGGGCACGCTGATCCTCGCCTACAAGGCGCCGGATTTGTGGCTGAAGAACAAGGTCCAGAAGCGGACCCACGCGATCCGCAAGGGCCTGCCGGACGCGCTCGATCTGCTCGTCATCTGCGCCGAGGCCGGCCTCACCGTCGACGCCTCCTTCGGCCGGGTCGCGCGCGAGCTCGGCAAGGCTTATCCGGAGCTCGGCGACGAGTTCGCCTTGACCTCGATCGAGCTCGGCTTCCTCACCGATCGCCGGCTCGCTTTCGAAAACCTCGCCAAGCGTATCGACCTCGATTCGGTGCGCGGCGTGGTGACGACGATGATCCAGACCGAGAAATACGGAACGCCGCTGGCCTCCGCCCTGCGCGTCCTCTCGGCCGAATTCCGCAACGAGCGCATGATGCGCGCCGAAGAGAAGGCCGCGCGGCTGCCGGCGATCATGACCGTGCCGCTGATCCTGTTCATCCTGCCGGTCCTGTTCATCGTCATTCTCGGCCCGGCGGCCTGCTCGATCCACGACGCGCTCCTTACCTAAGAAGCTCCTTCTAAGTTCGGCTCCGGAACAATCGCGCCTCCCGCGCGATTGTTCCGGTAACGACTTGGGAGATCCGCATGCTCGCTTTCACGCCGGACCAGTGGCTGATCCTGCTCCTTGCCTTCATTCTGGGGCTGATCCTCGGCATGGCTTTCCTCGCCAGCCCGAAATGGAAAGGCCGCTATCGCGACGAGGTTCGCCGCCGGCAGGCGCTCGAGGCCGAGAATGCGCAGCTCCGCCGCGACGCTTCGGAGATGGACACGCTCCGCCAGGCCGCCGCCCGCGACGAGGCGCGCCGCCGCGACGACGGCCCCGGACCGCTCTAAAATAGGGGGCTGTCCCCTATTTTCCGCGCAGCGCCGCCTGGGCGGCCGCGAGACGGGCGATCGGGACTCGGTAGGGCGAGGCGCTGACGTAATCGAGGCCTGCGCTCTCGCAAAAGGCGATGCTCGAAGGATCGCCGCCATGCTCGCCGCAAATGCCGAGCTTGAGGGCGGGCCTCGCGCCCCTGCCCCGCTCCGCGGCCAGCGAAATGAGCTCGCCGACGCCCTCGACGTCGATGCTGACGAAGGGATCGCGCTCGAAAATGCCCTTTTCGACATAGGCGGGCAGGAACTTGCCCGCGTCGTCGCGGCTGAGGCCGAGCGCGGTCTGGGTAAGATCGTTGGTGCCGAAGCTGAAGAAGGCCGCTTCCTGCGCGATATCGGCGGCGCGAAGGGCGGCGCGCGGCAGCTCGATCATCGTTCCAACCAGATAGTCGACGCTTCGGCCGGTCTCTTCGAACACCGTCTTCGCTGTCCGGTCGATCAACGCACGGACCAGCCGCAGCTCTTCGCGGGTGGCGACGAGTGGAACCATGATTTCCGGTATCGGCGGCTCGCCCTGTGCAGCCACCTCCAGCGCCGCCTCGAAGATCGCGCGCGCCTGCATCTCGTAGATTTCGGGACAGGTGATGCCGAGCCTGCAGCCGCGATGGCCGAGCATCGGGTTGGATTCGGCAAGCTCCGCCGCCCGGCGGCGCAGCGCCTCGATCCCGACGCCCGACGCGGCCGCCACCTCCGCGAACTCCTCTTCGCCGTGTGGCAGGAATTCGTGAAGCGGCGGATCGAGCAGGCGGATGGTGACCGGAAGGCCGGCCATCACGCGGAAAATCTCGACGAAATCCCCGCGCTGGGCCGGGAGCAGCTTATCTAGCGCGATCCGGCGGGCGCCCTCGTCCGCGGCGAGGATCATCTGCCGTACTTTGGCGATCCGCTCGGCCTCGAAGAACATGTGCTCGGTGCGGCAAAGGCCGATTCCCTCCGCTCCGAACTCCCGGGCGGTTCGGCAGTCGAGCGGAGTCTCCGCATTGGCCCGAACGCCGAGCCGGCGCTTGGCATCGGCCCATTGCATCAGGATTCCGAAATCGCCGACAAGCTCGGGCTGCACGGTCGGCACCTCCCCGAGCATCACCTCGCCGCTCGAACCGTCGAGGGTGATCAGATCGCCCTCCTTTATCTCGTGCGTGCCGACGCGCATCAGCCGCGCCCGGTAATCGATGGTCAAACCACCCGCGCCCGACACGCAGGGCCGGCCCATACCGCGGGCCACGACCGCGGCGTGGCTGGTCATTCCACCCCGCGCGGTGAGGATGCCTTCCGCGGCGTGCATCCCGTGGATATCCTCGGGGCTGGTCTCGACCCGCACGAGGATGGTCTTCTCTCCGTCCGCAGCCCATTTCTCGGCCGTGTCGGCGTCGAAAACCGCCTTGCCGCAGGCGGCCCCGGGCGAGGCCGGAAGCCCCTTGGCGATCACGCTTCGCGGGGCCGCGGGATCGAGCGTCGGGTGGAGCAGCTGGTCGAGAGCGGCCGGATCGATCCGAAGCACCGCCTCCTCCTCGGTGATCAGCCCCTCGCGCGCCATTTCCACGGCGATGGCGAGCGCCGCCTTGGCGGTGCGCTTGCCCGAGCGGGTCTGAAGCATCCACAGGGTGCCGCGCTCGACGGTGAACTCGATGTCCTGCATGTCGCGATAGTGGCGCTCGAGCAGGTCGAAGACGCGCGCCAGCTCGGCGAACACCTCGGGCATCGTTTCTTCCATCGACGGCGCCTTCGCGCCGGCTTTGTCGCGCGCCGCGCGGGTCAGATATTGCGGCGTGCGGATTCCGGCGACGACGTCCTCACCCTGGGCGTTGATCAGATATTCGCCGTAATAAGCGCGCTCGCCGGTGGAAGGGTCGCGGGTGAAGGCGACGCCGGTGGCCGAGGTCTCGCCCATATTGCCGAACACCATCGCCTGGACGTTGACCGCGGTGCCCCAATCGCCCGGGATGTTGTTGAGCCGGCGGTAGGTCTTCGCCCGGTCCGACTGCCACGAGCCGAACACCGCCCCGATCGCGCCCCACAGTTGCTCCTGCGGATCTTCGGGAAAGGGCGCGCCGAGCTCCTCCTCGACAAGCTCCTTGTAGCGCGCCGTCAGCCGCCGCCAATCGCCGGCCTCCAGCTCCGTGTCGAGATGGACGCCCTTGTCCTCCTTGGCGATCTCGAGCGCCTCCTCGAACAGATCGTGGCGAAGGCCCAGCACGACATTGGCGTACATGTGGACGAAGCGGCGGTAGCTGTCCCAGGCGAAGCGCGCATCGCCCGAGCCGTTGGCGAGGCCCTCGACCGTCGCGTCGTTGAGGCCGAGATTGAGGACGGTGTCCATCATCCCCGGCATCGAGACCCGCGCGCCGGACCGAACCGAGACGAGGAGGGGATCGGCAGGATCGCCGAAGCGGCGCCCGGTCACCTGCTCGATATGGGCGATCCCCTCGGCGACTTCAGCGGCGAGCGTGTCGCGAAAGCTGTCGCCCTTCTCGTAATAAAGCGCGCAGGCCGGAGTCGCGATGGTGAAGCCGGGCGGCACCGGAAGCCCGATCGAGGCCATCTCGGCCAGATTCGCGCCCTTGCCGCCGAGCAGCTCCTTGTTGCCCGCCTCCCCGTCCGTGACGCCGCCGCCAAAGCGGTAGACCGCGCGGGCCATTATCCCTCGATCCTGGAGAAATCCGCAACGCGGTGAACGGCGTCGCGGACTCGCGCCAGCAGGCCGAGCCGGGCTTCGCGCTTGACCGAATCCGGATCGTTGACGGTGACCTTCTCGAAGAAGGCGTCGACCGGCCCGCGAAGCCCGGCCAGGGCCTTCATCGCCCGCTCATAATCCTCCTCCGCGACCGAGCTCGCGACGCGCGGCTCCGCGGCGTCGAGCGCCTCGTCCAATTCCGACTCCTCGATCTCCGGCGCGTAGGACGGCGGCCGAGTCACGCCGCTGCCGGTCCACCCCTCCTTCTTGAGAATGTTGGTGGCGCGCTTGTAGCCGGCGAGAAGGTTCACGCCCTCGGGCGTCTCAACGAAGGTCTGCAGCGCCTTCACCCGCGCGAGCAGGCGCACGAGATCGTCCTCCCCGCCGAGCGCGAAGACCGCGTCGATCAGGTCGTGGCGCACTCCCGCCTCGCGCTGCTGGACTTTGAGCCGGTCGCCGAGGAACTCGAGGATCGCCTCCTCGATGCCCTTGACCTCGTCGATGATCCTGCCGCGCTCGATATTGGGCGTGAGATCCGATTTCCAGCGGACCAGGACCCGCTCGCCGTGCCGGTAGGTAAAGCTGCCGACCTCGGCGGTGATCTCATGTTCGTGATCGCCGGTATCGAGCAGGTCCGGGAAGCTCACCGAGCGGATCGCACCGAGCCGCGAGACGGCGTTCAGCACCGCCGCCTGGACCAGCACATCGGACAGCGGCAGCCGCAGGCCGTTGCGGGTCAGGATCTGGAGGAAGCCAAGGGCCGCGCGGCGCAGCGCGAACGGATCGCGCGATCCGGTCGGCTTCTCGCCGATCGAGAAGAAGGCGACGAGCGTGTCGAGCTTGTCGGCGATGTTGACCGCGACCGTGACCGGATCGGTCGGCGCCTCGTCCCCCTGCCCTGTAGGCCGGTAATGATCGCGGATCGCATTGGCGACCGCGTCGCTCTGGCCCTGGGCGCGGGCATAATAGCCGCCGATCACGCCCTGAAGCTCTGGGAACTCGCCGACCATCTCGGTGACGAGATCGGCCTTGGCGAGCCGGGCGGCGGTCTTCACGTCCTCCATGTCCGCGCGGATCAGCCGCTCCTGGACCAGCCATTCGGCAAGCTTGGCGACTCGCTCGACCTTGTCGGCCGTCGTGCCGAGCTTCTCGTGGAAGACGATCTGGTCGAGCTTCTTGGCCTGCTCAGGCAACGGGACCTTGAGGTCCTGGTCCCAGAAGAAGCGGGCATCGCTGAGGCGGGCGGCGAGCACCTTCTCGTTGCCGGCGACGACGGCGTTGGGATCGCTGGATGCGATGTTGGCGATGCAGACAAAGCGGTTGGAGAGCGCGCCATCCTCGCTTTGGCAGGCGAAATATTTCTGGTTCACCCGCATCGTTAGCCGGATCAGCTCGGGCGGAAGCGCGAGGAAGGCCTCGTCGAAGCTGCCCTTCAGCGGCACCGGCCATTCCGTGAGCCCGGCATTTTCCGCCACCAGCCCCTCGTCCGGGATCGTCTTGGTCTTGCGCTGGAGCTTGTTCGATTCCTTGCGGATGATCGCCTTGCGCTCCTCGGAATCGACGATCACGTGGCACGCGCGCAGCTTCTCCGCATAATCGTGAGCGCCGCCGATGGTGATCGGCCCCGGATGGTGGAAGCGGTGGCCGACAGTGGCGGCGCCGGAGCGGATCCCGGCAATCTCGAACTCGACCACCTGCTCCCCGAGTAGCGCGACGATTCCCTGAAGCGGCCGCACCCACCGCGGGCTCTCGGTCGAAGCCGAAGCCTCGCCCCAGCGCATCGATTTGGGCCAGGGAAAGGTCTGGATCAACTCCGGAATTATCTCCGCCAATACATCGCCCGTGGGCTGACCGGGCTTTTCGACGACGGCGAACCAGACACCAGCCCGATCCTCTAACTGTTCCTTCGCCAGGCCCGTACTGCGCAGGAAGCCATCGAACGCTTGCTGGGGCGCAGACGTGCGCGGGCCTCGAATTTCGGTCACTCCAGAGGATGTTTCTTGCGGCAAATCTCGAACAATCACTGCGAGGCGTCGTGGAGTGACGAAATGCTGGACAGCTAGGCCATGGAAGCCGAAATCGCCCAGTCGGTCGCTCAATCTGCGCGAAAGCTCGTCACCAGCCTTCTCCTGCATCCGCGCCGGGATTTCTTCGGACAGAAGCTCGAGCAGGAAATCAGCCACGATCCGTCATTCCAGCGAAAGCTGGAATCCCCCTTCCTTTTCCGACCGCCGCGAAGGCAGTGAGATCCCAGCTTTCGCTGGGATGACGATGTGGTTCCCCGGGCCGGAATCGAACCCGCGTCACGCCGCCCACCCGTTCTTCTCCATCCAGGCCTGGCAGGCGCCCTTCGCCAGCTCCCTCACCCGGCCGATATAGGCCGCGCGCTCGGCGACGGAGATGACGCCGCGGGCCTGTAGGGTGTTGAAGATGTGGCTCGCCTTGATCGCCTGATCGTAGGCGGGGAGCGGCAGCTTCGCCTCGATGCAGCGGCGGCATTCCTCGGCCGCGTGGGTGAAGCGCAGGAACAGGCTGTCGGTGTCCGCCACCTCGAAATTATAGGCGCTGAACTCGACCTCGTTCTCGTGGAACACCTGGCCGTAGGTGACGCCTTCATCGTTGAAGGCGAGATCGTAGACGCTGTCGACGCCCTGAATGTACATGGCCAGCCGCTCGAGCCCGTAGGTCAGCTCGCCCGCGACCGGCTTGCAATCGAACCCGCCGACCTGCTGGAAATAGGTGAACTGGGTCACTTCCATGCCGTCACACCAGACCTCCCAGCCGAGACCCCAGGCGCCCAGCGTCGGGCTCTCCCAATCGTCCTCGACGAAGCGGATGTCGTGCTTCAGCGGATCGACGCCGATCGCCGCGAGGCTGCCGAGATAGAGAGCCTGGAGGTCCGGCGGACTCGGCTTCAGGATTACCTGATATTGATAATAATGCTGAAGCCGGTTCGGGTTCTCCCCGAAGCGCCCGTCCGTCGGCCGGCGCGAAGGCTGGACATAAGCCGCCTTCCACGGCTCGGGGCCGAGCGCGCGCAAGGTCGTGGCGGGGTGGAAGGTGCCCGCGCCCATTTCGACGTCATAGGGTTGAAGGATGAGGCATCCCTGCCGGCTCCAATAATCGTGGAGCGTCAGGATCAGTCGCTGAAAGCTGAGCGGCTGGTCGGCGGCCACAATGATTCCTTCGCGGGTGCGGTATCTGGCGGTCGGCTTTGGCGCATGGCGCCCGCGCGGTCAAACCGGCACAGACCAAAAACTCGAGAGAAGGCACCGCAAAGTGCGCGGGGAAGGCACGTTTCGCTGACACATTGTCAGGTGATCTTGACAATGTCAGCGAATCGCGACATTTAGTCAGCATAACATTACACGAGGCATCGACATATGAAACGCGAGAAGCGCTCTTCGATCTACATGACGGCCGCTCACATGGGGGCCATCGGCACTCCCCTGCTCCTTGCCGCCCTCTTCCTTCACTGGCCCGACTTCGTGCACGGATTCTCGATCGGCCTTCTGGTCGTGAGCCTCTCCCTGCTTCTGTGGCGGCGGCTACGGGACGAATATATCGAGCAATTGTGGAATGCCGGAACGTCCTGGGCCTTCGCGGCCATCGTGCTGTGCTTCCTGTTCCTGCCATTTTATCAGGAAATGACCGCAGGGGGCCCTCCGCTTGCCCCCCAGACCCTCTTTCCGCCGGACTGGGCGGGCATCGCCGCGATCACCGCCTTCTTCGTCGGCTTCCACATCAAATGGCTTCGGAGCCGGGCATGAACAATCGGCTCAAGGTGCTCCGCGCCGAGAGGAACTGGAGCCAGGCCGATCTGGCCGAGCGGCTCGACGTCTCGCGCCAGGCGGTGAACGCGATCGAGACCGGCAAGCACGATCCGTCCCTGCCGCTGGCCTTCCGCATCGCGCGGCTATTCGGCCAGCGGATCGAGGAGATTTTCGATGACGGCACTCCGCGCGAGGCATGGCGGGTCTAACCTCGCCTTTCCTCCCCTTTGTGCTAAAGCCCCGAACCGAATGGAGAAGTTGACGATGAAATGGTCCACCCTGGCGTGCGCCGCCGCGCTCGCGCTGGCCCCGGCGGCCGCTAATGCCGAGCCGCCCGCGCCCGCAGCGCCGCCCGCTGCCGCCGCCCCTGCCCCGCTTCCCGACGCGAACCCGGCGCTCTGGGTCGTGCGCGACGAGGACACGACGATCTACCTGTTCGGGACCTTCCACCTGCTCGACTCCAGGCCATGGTTCAACGACGAGATCAAGACCGCCTTCGATGCCTCGAACGAGCTCGTCATGGAGGCCATCCTGCCGGAGGATCCGGCCTCGCTCCAGCCGGTGATCATGCGCTATGCGGTCGACCCCGACGGGCGCACCTTGTCCTCGCGCCTCACCGCCGAGCAGAATGCCGAGCTCGGCCGGGCGCTGACCGCGGTGGGCGTTCCCGCCACGGCGTTCGACCGGTTCGAGCCCTGGTTCGTGTCCATGAGCCTGGCCGTGCTGAGCGCTCAGAAGCTGGGCATCAGTGGTGCCGCGGGGCCCGAGACGGTGTTGACCCAGGCGGCGCACGCCCGCCACATGCCGATCGCGGAGCTCGAGGGTTTCGAGCTGCAGCTGCGCCTGCTCGATTCCATGCCGGAAGCACTCCAGGCGGCCCAGCTCGAGGAGACGCTGAAGGAGCATGAGGAGATCGGCGGCAAGCTCGCCCCGATGCTCGCTGCCTGGTCCGCCGGCGACGTCGAGCGGCTCGTAGCTCTGATGAACGAGGAGCAGGACGCCGACGACCGCGCCCTTCACCGGCTGATCTTCACCGAGCGCAACGCCAATTGGGCGCGCTGGATCGAGGAGCGGATGGCGCGTCCCGGAACGGTGTTCATCGCCGTCGGCGCCGGCCACCTCGCCGGAGAGGACAGCGTCCAATCGGTTCTCGCGGCCCACCATGTGCGCGTGGAGCGCGTTCCTCACGTCGGCGCAGCGCACTAGCTTGCCTGAGAAGGCGCGCTCGCCTATAGGCCGCGCCTTCCCCCGTTCATGGTCATCCCTGGAGGCGTGAGCGCGGGCGTTTGGATATCAACTTTTAGCAACTTGGAGACATGCAATGAGCGAGCAGCTTACGCTGTCGGCCGAGACGCGCGAACGGGCTGGCAAGGGAGCCTCCCGTGTTCTGCGTCGCGAAGGCCGCGTCCCCGCCGTCGTCTACGGCAACAATGAAACGCCCCTCTCGATCCACGTCGAGGAAAAGGCGCTGGTGAAGGCCCTTTCGGGCGGCCACTTCATGAACTCGGTGGTGATGATCGAGGCCGGCGCCACGCCGGTCCGCACGCTGCCCAAGGACGTCCAGTTCCATCCGGTCACGGACCGGCCGCTGCATGTCGATTTCCTGCGCATCTCCGAGCATGCCAAGGTCACCGTCGCGGTGCCGATCCGATTCACCGACGAGGACGAATCGAAGGGCATCAAGCGCGGCGGCGTGCTCAACCAGGTCCGCCACGACCTCGAGCTCGTCTGCGACGCGGCCGAGATCCCGGAGGAGATCCTGATCAGCCTCGCCGGCATGGATATCGGCGATTCGCTGCACATCTCCGCCGTCACTTTGCCCAAGGGCACGGAATCGGCGATCACCGACCGCGATTTCACCATCGCCACGATCGTCGCCCCGTCCGGCGTCAAGTCGGAGGCTGCTGAGGCGGCCGCGGCGGCCGAGGGTGCCGAAGAGACGGCCGCGGACGATGTCCCGACCGTCGGGGAGGCCGAAGCCGAGGGCGGCGAGGCCGAATAAATTGCCGTTCCGCTGGCTGGCCTCGCTTTTCACGCCGCGGCGCGTGGAGGTGCACGGCCAGCCGGGGGGTGCCCATCAAAGTAATACTTTGATGGGGGCCCCGGCGGACGCTCCTGACGCCGGCGATTGGGGGGAATTCGCGCCCGTGCAGATCTGGGTCGGCCTCGGCAATCCCGGCGCGCAATATGCGATGCACCGGCACAATGTCGGCTTCATGGCCGCCGACGCCATCGCCGAAACCCACCCGTTCGAGTCCGCCAAGAAGGCCTTTTCGGGCTGGACCCGACAAGGCCGCATCGGCGGGCAGCGAATCCTGCTGCTCAAGCCCGCCACCTTCATGAACGACAGCGGCCGCTCGGTCCGCGCGGCGATGGACTTCTTCAAGAAGGGGCCGGAGGACGTCACCGTCTTCTACGACGAGCTCGATCTGGCGCCCTTCAAGGTCAAGGTGAAGGTCGGCGGCGGCACCGCCGGGCATAACGGCATCCGCTCGCTCGACGCCCATATCGGCAACGATTTCCGCCGCGTGCGCATCGGCATCGGCCACCCCGGCCACAAGGACAAGGTGACGAAGCACGTCCTCGGCAATTACGCCAAGGCCGAGATGGACCAGCTCGCCGACACGCTGGGCGCCATCGCCGCCGAGGCCGAATGGCTCGCCATAGGCGACGAGGCCCGCTTCATGAACGATGTGGCGCTGCGGCTGCGGCAGGATTAGGCTCGGGGGCATGATGACGCCCCTTATCGCCCTCGCCATCGCCGCCCAATCGACCCCGATCGAAATGCGCTGCGGCTGGCTGCACAATCCGACTCCGGGCAATTGGTGGCTGGCCGACCGCGACGGCGAATGGCTGATCGGCGCGCAGGGCGGCTACCAGGCGCCCGGGATGGACGAGATGCCGGACATGTCGACCGCAGGGTGGACCGAGACCAACGGCCATTACGGGCACGGCTGCGCCTGCATCCGCATAACGGTCGACCGCCGCACCCGCCGGGTCACCCGGATCGTCTCGGCCCGCCCGCTGCCGCTTCGCCGGTGCCAGGCTGATCCCCGCCTCAGGCGGCCATAGCCCGCCGCGCCCAGGCACCGGCATAAGCGGCGGCAAGCGCCGGCAGGACCA
It encodes:
- a CDS encoding DUF4087 domain-containing protein; this translates as MTPLIALAIAAQSTPIEMRCGWLHNPTPGNWWLADRDGEWLIGAQGGYQAPGMDEMPDMSTAGWTETNGHYGHGCACIRITVDRRTRRVTRIVSARPLPLRRCQADPRLRRP